The segment ATGGCAACCAAAAAGGGAATGAAAAATCCAACCGCCAATCCTATTAGATGGTCCGGTATGGTTTGATAGGGAATGAAAAACCGTTCAATGATGAAAAGTCCAAAGAAAAATAGGAGGATCTTGTTCGGAATGAGCATATAATAAAGGTCCGATATAACAATGATAATGAGCATGGAAATAAATGTCCATGCGACAATCAGTTCATAAGTCCATCCCATCAATAGGGGAGCTAGGACAAAAAGCACAGCCGTCAAAAGCTCGAATAATGGATAAATAGGAGACACGGACTTTTGACAGTGCCGACATCTCCCTTTAAGAAATACATATGAAAGGACGGGAACTAAATCTAGCCCCGTCAATGTGGTTTTGCAATTGGTACAATGTGATCTTGGTGTGACTATTGACTCACCCTTTGGTATCCGTAGGCCCACTACGTTGTAGAAGGAGCCTAGGAGGAGGGCGAAGCTAATTATAAAAACCTTCATTACTCAGGTTTAACAGACGATCTACTTAGGCTTGTGACAGAGACTACAGTCTCCGAACCAGCACTTCCAGAATACACTCCATGAGCAGTGTCCTTAGATAGTAACAAAACACCTGTAACAGTGGTCCCTGAAACAACTACATATGAGTTATCAATATCATATGCATCACCATGTGGATGCTTAATATTACTCTCAATTAACCCCGCGCCTTGAAGGGCTCCCAATGTAATTTGATTAGTATCCTCATCAATTATATCTGCATTATTTACAATTGCTAGTTTCCCTGCACTTACCATTTGCTGCGCATTTGCTAAATGGGCATCTTTTTTTGAATTATCTATTATTTTCCCGATACTAGGCACAGCAATCGCAGCA is part of the Sutcliffiella sp. FSL R7-0096 genome and harbors:
- a CDS encoding type II secretion system protein; the encoded protein is MLQKCRKMLRNEKGLTLIELLAVVVILGIIAAIAVPSIGKIIDNSKKDAHLANAQQMVSAGKLAIVNNADIIDEDTNQITLGALQGAGLIESNIKHPHGDAYDIDNSYVVVSGTTVTGVLLLSKDTAHGVYSGSAGSETVVSVTSLSRSSVKPE
- a CDS encoding prepilin peptidase — protein: MKVFIISFALLLGSFYNVVGLRIPKGESIVTPRSHCTNCKTTLTGLDLVPVLSYVFLKGRCRHCQKSVSPIYPLFELLTAVLFVLAPLLMGWTYELIVAWTFISMLIIIVISDLYYMLIPNKILLFFFGLFIIERFFIPYQTIPDHLIGLAVGFFIPFLVAILSKGGMGGGDVKLFAVLGFVLGWELVILTFFLASLIGMIAALIGMLLGKVKRGVPFPFGPSIALASVITYFKGEEILFWYFSLLF